The bacterium DNA window GCGCGTCTGCACGTCGAGCGCGGAAAACGGCTCGTCCATCAGCAGAATCTCCGGTCCGACGATGAGGCTCTGCGCCAGGGCGACGCGCTTGCGCATTCCTCCCGACAACTCGTGAGGGTAGCGGCCCTCGAACCCGCGCAGGCCCACGCGGGCCAGCCACTGCCGCGCCAGCGCCTCCGCCCGGCCTCTCGGCTGCCGCCGCAGCAGCGGTCCAAGCACGACGTTGTCGAGGGCGGTCTTCCACGGCAGCAGCACGTCCTGCTGGAACAGGTAGGCGGCCCGCCGGTTGATCCCGTCGACGGGCACGCCAAACGACGAGACGGTACCGGCCGTGGGCCGGATCAGGCCCGCCGCGAGGTTGAGCAGGGTGGACTTGCCGCCGCCCGTGGGCCCGACGATCGCCACAAACTCTCCGGGGGCGACGGACAGCGAGACGGCTTCCACGGCGACGTAGGTCCCGGCGCCGGAGACCGCAAACCGCCGCGTCACGTCGACGAACTCGAGCGCGTTCACCCGCCGCCTATACGCGCC harbors:
- a CDS encoding ABC transporter ATP-binding protein — its product is MNALEFVDVTRRFAVSGAGTYVAVEAVSLSVAPGEFVAIVGPTGGGKSTLLNLAAGLIRPTAGTVSSFGVPVDGINRRAAYLFQQDVLLPWKTALDNVVLGPLLRRQPRGRAEALARQWLARVGLRGFEGRYPHELSGGMRKRVALAQSLIVGPEILLMDEPFSALDVQTRALMENDLLRIWQDDRKTVLFVTHDLEEAIALADRVLVLSAGPGARIIGAHAVTLPRPRDVTEVRLDPAFQDVYRAVWAQLRGEVLRAYAAAAPDAGTRAGGGGAAS